In a single window of the Streptomyces sp. HUAS ZL42 genome:
- a CDS encoding FkbM family methyltransferase has product MTTPGVSQLRHAKPVLRGVRDLLMRSHTFQRAVRAGTVRGHVPLTVWQHLRPTGVWQLHAPDGSTFRYHCGRDDVLAGPVVWTDLRLWEEATHPLFYRLARTARGFLDAGAYAGLYTLLACQANPRLHAVAVEPNPAAARMLRRNVDVNGFGPRVHVVAKALSEVPGRARLTIPERITTATLRDDADGCGRSTVDVEVTTGDLAVDDRPIDLVKIDVEGLEPEVLRGMSQTLADHRPIVIAECLDRPALERLRSTAAEFGYHHLHHLAPHGPVAVPHGFAPPRRHQNFLLTTAPFTS; this is encoded by the coding sequence ATGACCACCCCCGGCGTTTCGCAGCTGCGCCACGCCAAGCCCGTGCTGCGCGGTGTCCGTGACCTGCTGATGCGCTCACACACGTTTCAGCGGGCGGTACGGGCCGGAACCGTACGCGGCCATGTGCCGCTCACGGTCTGGCAGCATCTGCGCCCCACCGGCGTCTGGCAGCTGCACGCACCGGACGGCAGCACGTTCCGCTACCACTGCGGCCGGGACGACGTACTCGCCGGGCCCGTGGTCTGGACGGATCTGCGGCTGTGGGAGGAGGCCACCCATCCGCTCTTCTACCGGCTCGCCCGTACCGCACGCGGTTTCCTGGACGCCGGGGCCTACGCCGGCCTCTACACCCTGCTGGCCTGCCAGGCCAACCCTCGACTGCACGCTGTCGCTGTCGAACCCAACCCCGCCGCGGCCCGGATGCTGCGTCGCAACGTCGATGTCAACGGTTTCGGCCCCAGGGTGCACGTCGTCGCCAAGGCACTCTCAGAGGTGCCGGGCCGGGCTCGTCTGACCATCCCCGAGCGCATCACCACGGCGACCCTGCGCGACGACGCCGACGGCTGCGGGCGCAGCACCGTCGACGTGGAGGTGACCACGGGGGACCTTGCAGTCGACGACCGGCCCATCGACCTGGTGAAGATCGATGTGGAGGGTCTGGAACCGGAAGTGCTGCGCGGGATGTCCCAGACCCTCGCCGACCACCGTCCGATCGTGATCGCCGAGTGCCTCGACCGACCGGCACTGGAACGGCTGCGCTCCACTGCCGCCGAGTTCGGCTACCACCACCTCCACCACCTCGCTCCGCACGGACCCGTCGCGGTACCCCACGGCTTCGCCCCTCCACGACGCCACCAGAACTTCCTGCTGACCACCGCCCCCTTCACCTCATGA
- a CDS encoding O-antigen ligase family protein, protein MLLDPTTVLFGCAGLIACAALSASFVRWPVWGIGLYTAVQLWQSQQNMRPPLRSPGLDLMPTDVLTVCLLAAALIMSVRKRGRRPRASLLVLLGLTACALMRGFGLFGVQTAGNEARTSFVQLLCVAFFVAAIPPGRNLLRVVSLIWVPAACVLSLAALLWWLNVGIGSNSDSIMVDGVLTNARPVNAAEALIIGQAALMLLCGHGFARGRALAWPLLLVVVLTQHRTVWLATGVMVTGWLVCRRRQSGSRAAALAVLGSVSVLSLLAVSLGAADQVTSSLAASSEDDTTLMWRMEGWHALVAHLDGVPEWLLGQPFGSGYDRVVDGTLVTVSPHDYYLEVLLRLGLLGLAAILVLYARAWREAGADREHGLLLRLLICSQLVYMITYSLSPEQAVIVGLLTTCAQPRSAPRPSTTQESPCLARLHSSPASPARTARI, encoded by the coding sequence TTGCTGCTCGATCCGACGACAGTGCTGTTCGGCTGCGCCGGGCTCATCGCCTGCGCGGCACTCAGCGCGAGCTTTGTCCGCTGGCCGGTCTGGGGAATCGGCCTGTACACCGCCGTTCAGCTCTGGCAGTCGCAGCAGAACATGCGTCCGCCCCTCCGAAGCCCGGGTCTGGATCTCATGCCCACGGATGTGCTGACCGTATGTCTGCTGGCCGCTGCGCTCATCATGTCCGTAAGGAAACGGGGGCGCAGACCCCGGGCCTCGCTTCTCGTCCTGCTGGGCCTGACCGCCTGTGCGCTGATGCGGGGGTTCGGACTCTTCGGCGTGCAGACCGCGGGCAACGAGGCGCGAACCAGTTTCGTCCAGCTCCTCTGCGTCGCGTTCTTCGTCGCCGCCATTCCCCCCGGTCGGAACCTACTGCGTGTGGTCAGCCTCATCTGGGTGCCCGCCGCCTGTGTTCTGTCCCTTGCTGCCCTGCTGTGGTGGTTGAACGTCGGCATCGGCTCCAACTCCGACTCGATCATGGTCGACGGAGTACTCACCAACGCCCGCCCGGTGAACGCGGCTGAAGCCCTGATCATCGGCCAGGCGGCCCTGATGCTGCTGTGTGGTCACGGCTTTGCCCGCGGCAGAGCCCTGGCCTGGCCGCTCCTGTTGGTCGTCGTCCTGACCCAGCACCGCACCGTATGGCTTGCCACGGGCGTCATGGTGACGGGCTGGCTGGTATGCCGCCGACGGCAGTCCGGATCCCGTGCCGCGGCACTGGCTGTCCTGGGCTCCGTCAGCGTGCTCTCTTTGCTGGCCGTTTCCTTGGGGGCCGCCGACCAGGTCACCTCAAGCCTCGCAGCCTCCAGTGAGGACGACACGACGCTGATGTGGCGCATGGAAGGCTGGCACGCTCTGGTGGCCCATCTCGATGGGGTACCGGAGTGGCTGCTGGGCCAGCCCTTCGGGTCCGGGTACGACCGTGTGGTCGACGGAACGCTCGTCACCGTGTCACCCCACGACTACTACCTGGAGGTCCTGCTCCGCCTCGGCCTCCTCGGCCTCGCGGCGATCCTTGTGCTGTACGCCAGAGCCTGGCGCGAGGCGGGTGCGGATCGCGAGCACGGACTGCTGCTCCGGCTACTCATCTGCAGCCAGTTGGTCTACATGATCACCTACTCCCTCAGCCCAGAACAGGCCGTGATCGTCGGCCTGCTGACGACCTGCGCACAGCCGCGCAGCGCACCCCGTCCCAGCACGACCCAGGAGTCGCCGTGCCTCGCAAGACTGCACTCGTCACCGGCATCACCGGCCAGGACGGCTCGTATCTAG
- a CDS encoding glycosyltransferase family 2 protein, with product MPPLRIAVLMTSHNRREKTLSALATLAGQRGLPEKTSLRTYLVDAGSTDGTPEAVRAAHPEVEVTTVGTDIYWSHGMRIASRNSRRTGEPPWDFQLWLNDDVTLAENALAVLLDTADAVGPGKVVVGAVRASDSARTTYSGRRGRALALVEPTGRPERCDTYNGNVVLLPRTVCDRVGDIDEVFQHGIGDYDHGFRVRQAGIPAYVTPCHVGICDLPPPHTGSREPGIGVREALRRITSQRELPPRQWRVYCLRHCWPWAPLLMFSPYVKAAVRSSVRRSPAGG from the coding sequence ATGCCACCACTCCGCATCGCCGTACTGATGACCAGTCACAATCGCCGTGAGAAAACCCTGTCCGCGCTTGCCACGCTCGCCGGACAGCGTGGACTGCCGGAGAAGACCTCCCTGCGCACCTATCTCGTCGACGCCGGCAGCACCGACGGCACACCCGAGGCCGTCCGCGCGGCACACCCCGAGGTGGAGGTCACCACGGTCGGTACCGACATCTACTGGAGCCACGGCATGCGTATCGCGAGCCGCAACAGCCGGCGAACCGGTGAACCGCCCTGGGACTTCCAGCTCTGGCTCAATGACGACGTGACGCTGGCAGAGAACGCGCTCGCCGTACTGCTCGACACCGCAGACGCGGTCGGACCCGGCAAGGTCGTGGTCGGCGCCGTACGCGCCTCGGACAGTGCCCGCACCACGTACTCGGGGCGCCGCGGCCGTGCGCTCGCGCTGGTCGAGCCCACCGGCCGACCCGAGCGCTGCGACACATACAACGGCAATGTGGTGCTGTTGCCCAGGACGGTGTGCGATCGGGTGGGCGACATCGACGAGGTCTTCCAGCACGGCATCGGCGACTACGATCACGGATTCCGCGTCCGCCAGGCCGGCATTCCCGCTTACGTGACACCGTGCCACGTCGGCATCTGCGACCTCCCCCCGCCGCACACCGGGTCCCGTGAACCGGGCATCGGCGTGCGTGAGGCGCTCCGCCGGATCACCTCACAGCGGGAACTGCCGCCCCGGCAATGGCGGGTCTACTGCCTGCGGCACTGTTGGCCGTGGGCCCCGCTGCTGATGTTCTCGCCCTATGTGAAGGCCGCGGTGCGGTCCTCGGTCCGTCGCTCCCCCGCAGGGGGATGA
- the gmd gene encoding GDP-mannose 4,6-dehydratase — translation MPRKTALVTGITGQDGSYLAELLLSKGYLVHGLIRRSSTFTTQRIDHLYQDPHEPDARLRLHYGDLADGSRIAALLEGIQPDEVYHLAAQSHVRVSFDEPEFTGTTTGLGTTRLLEAIRATGLPCRFYQASSSEMFGTTAPPQSESSAFHPCSPYAAAKVYAYWITRNYREAYGIHAVNGILFNHESPRRGETFVTRKIARAAARIARGEQDVLHLGNLEARRDWGYAPEYVDAMWRMLQQDEPDDYVVATGTSYSVRDFLSFCFEHVGLDWERHVRFDERYLRPSEVPDLVGDASKAERELGWQAAVHAPELARIMVDAELAVVPNPVRERSLTGA, via the coding sequence GTGCCTCGCAAGACTGCACTCGTCACCGGCATCACCGGCCAGGACGGCTCGTATCTAGCCGAGCTCCTGCTGTCCAAGGGCTATTTGGTGCACGGCCTCATCCGCCGCTCCTCCACCTTCACCACCCAACGGATCGACCATCTCTACCAGGACCCGCACGAGCCGGACGCACGGCTCCGGCTGCACTACGGAGATCTGGCCGACGGCTCCCGCATCGCTGCCCTGCTGGAGGGCATCCAGCCCGACGAGGTCTACCACCTGGCCGCCCAGTCGCACGTCCGGGTCTCCTTCGACGAGCCCGAGTTCACCGGTACCACCACGGGTCTGGGCACCACACGTCTCCTCGAAGCCATCCGGGCGACCGGGTTGCCGTGCCGCTTCTACCAGGCTTCCAGCTCCGAGATGTTCGGGACGACCGCCCCCCCGCAGTCGGAGTCGTCGGCCTTCCACCCGTGCTCGCCGTACGCGGCCGCCAAGGTGTACGCGTACTGGATCACCCGTAACTACCGTGAGGCGTACGGCATCCACGCCGTGAACGGGATCCTCTTCAACCATGAGTCCCCACGCCGCGGCGAGACCTTCGTGACACGCAAGATCGCCCGCGCTGCCGCCCGCATCGCCCGCGGGGAGCAGGACGTCCTCCATCTCGGCAACCTGGAGGCCCGCCGCGACTGGGGATACGCGCCCGAGTACGTCGACGCGATGTGGCGCATGCTGCAGCAGGATGAGCCCGACGACTACGTGGTAGCCACCGGCACCAGCTACAGCGTCCGCGATTTCCTGAGCTTCTGCTTCGAGCACGTGGGCCTCGACTGGGAGCGGCACGTCCGCTTCGACGAGCGTTATCTGCGCCCCTCCGAGGTTCCCGACCTGGTCGGTGACGCCTCCAAGGCCGAACGCGAACTGGGCTGGCAGGCAGCCGTTCACGCTCCGGAACTCGCCCGGATCATGGTCGACGCCGAACTGGCCGTTGTTCCCAACCCGGTCCGTGAGCGCTCGCTGACGGGAGCCTGA
- a CDS encoding oligosaccharide flippase family protein produces the protein MTDAPKSAGRVLSVLSWSYGGAVVSVALQLGYTAWTARVAPHNAFGAYAIALTLTQLPGLVATAGLATCVLRAEQLSRALFHAALRLSLLTGVICWAVIEVAAPWCAALWEMPELTLFLRLLGCQYLVAPTGCVLLSALRRVGLPGCATVAELSGQVAGCVVGAVVLTGTGAPAALALALPITAFTTFGLAVSGTGAKLTLARDPDTPSGSLLGLSGFLTGFALLRTLAASAPLWMAGRLLGPAAAGLWSRAQLLCDVPVNVLLKGLNQAAVPLLADRRSQGLPLTRPAQHLLYAASAGFVVFGALAGAGPAALALLLGPGWEGAVALAPAFAASAALQVVYAAGCALDLARGTRRDLVLTQLVLLAVTGVGLVGAVGWREPLPFIAAGAAGLAVGHAVQLVRWHRTDTLDATAVARSHLTHLTAGVCLAATGNWGASALGGLPGAVLAMSPALLGCWLLRGRLPAYQAAAEIGLLGRPGRRAKHPVTVPVSRL, from the coding sequence ATGACCGATGCCCCGAAATCCGCGGGTCGCGTCCTCTCCGTGCTGAGCTGGAGCTACGGCGGCGCGGTCGTATCAGTCGCCCTGCAGCTCGGCTACACCGCCTGGACCGCGCGCGTGGCACCGCACAACGCCTTCGGCGCCTATGCGATCGCCCTCACGCTGACCCAGCTGCCCGGGCTGGTCGCCACGGCGGGCCTGGCGACCTGCGTCCTGCGGGCCGAGCAGCTCAGCCGCGCCCTCTTCCACGCGGCACTCCGGCTTTCGCTGCTGACCGGCGTGATCTGCTGGGCGGTCATCGAAGTCGCTGCCCCGTGGTGCGCGGCACTGTGGGAGATGCCTGAACTGACGCTCTTTCTCCGCCTGTTGGGCTGCCAGTATCTGGTGGCGCCGACAGGTTGTGTGCTGTTGTCCGCGCTGCGCCGGGTCGGCCTGCCCGGCTGCGCAACGGTCGCCGAACTCTCCGGGCAGGTGGCCGGCTGCGTGGTCGGGGCCGTCGTACTCACCGGCACAGGCGCCCCAGCCGCCCTCGCCCTGGCCCTTCCGATCACAGCGTTCACCACCTTCGGTCTCGCGGTGAGCGGAACGGGGGCAAAGCTCACTCTGGCGCGTGATCCGGACACTCCGTCCGGTTCCCTGCTGGGACTGTCCGGGTTCCTCACCGGCTTCGCGCTGCTGCGCACACTCGCGGCCAGTGCCCCGCTGTGGATGGCGGGCCGACTGCTCGGTCCCGCCGCGGCCGGGCTCTGGTCCCGCGCCCAGCTGCTGTGCGACGTGCCGGTGAACGTTCTGCTCAAGGGGCTCAACCAGGCAGCCGTACCGTTGCTCGCCGACCGCCGCAGCCAGGGACTGCCCCTGACCCGGCCCGCGCAGCATCTGCTGTACGCCGCCTCCGCGGGCTTCGTCGTCTTCGGCGCCCTGGCCGGCGCCGGGCCGGCCGCGCTCGCGCTGCTGCTCGGCCCCGGCTGGGAAGGGGCCGTGGCGCTGGCGCCCGCGTTCGCCGCGAGCGCCGCGTTGCAGGTCGTCTATGCAGCCGGGTGCGCGCTGGACCTTGCCCGCGGGACCCGACGCGATCTCGTCCTCACCCAGTTGGTTCTGCTCGCCGTCACCGGCGTGGGGCTCGTCGGGGCCGTCGGCTGGCGCGAGCCACTGCCGTTCATCGCGGCCGGAGCGGCCGGGTTGGCCGTTGGCCACGCCGTTCAGCTGGTCCGCTGGCACAGGACGGACACGCTCGACGCCACCGCCGTGGCCCGTTCGCACCTCACGCACCTTACGGCCGGGGTCTGTCTGGCCGCGACCGGCAACTGGGGCGCCTCCGCCCTCGGCGGTTTGCCCGGCGCGGTGCTCGCCATGTCCCCGGCACTGCTGGGCTGTTGGCTGCTGCGCGGTCGGCTGCCGGCCTACCAGGCGGCGGCAGAGATCGGACTGCTGGGCCGCCCGGGTCGGCGGGCGAAGCATCCCGTGACCGTACCGGTGTCCCGCCTGTGA